The Candidatus Tanganyikabacteria bacterium region TCAGTCTCGCAAAGCCGTTGGGATACCTCGAGGGGATGTAGTGCTTGTCCAGGCGGTTCGCCGCCTCGATCTCCGCGGGCGATGCCTCCAACCCCGCGGGCGCGGCCTCCGCGAGGCTTGTAACCGAATGTCCGAACGGGTCGCCGCCATGGGCCATGATCAGTGCCTTGAGAGCCTTTTCTGCCGCCTGTTGCGCGGCGAACGCCGCCCAC contains the following coding sequences:
- a CDS encoding HEPN domain-containing protein, encoding MNRWRDWWDQAHRDLGHAEHSVAAADFEWAAFAAQQAAEKALKALIMAHGGDPFGHSVTSLAEAAPAGLEASPAEIEAANRLDKHYIPSRYPNGFARLIDRHGWISLGTSIRGTEQAEPGARRGSVRVAA